The genomic segment GCGCTGCTTGGGTGCCAGCCACACGATGAACCCGCAGGCCATCAGCCCGCCGCCGAACAGGTAGCCGCCCATGCCGGTCAGGCCGTGCGCGACCAGCAGCTGGATCGGGGCCATCGCGTAGTGCAGAATCACCCAGCCGCCGGTCATCATCCAGGCGCCGCCCCAGAACGGACGCGTCCGGCGGAAGGCGCGGAACCACTTCCGGACGCCGTTCGCCCCCTGCAAGGCCGACCGCCCCGCCCGGCTCAGCATGGCGACGCCGGCAGCGTGCCGGTGTAGACGTTGACCGTCAGGTTCGGCAACGTCAGCTGCCCGACGATGTCCGCGTCGTACGCCGTGGCGTTCAGCCCGGCCAGGTCCACCTTGGCCCCGGC from the Catenulispora sp. EB89 genome contains:
- a CDS encoding DUF6114 domain-containing protein, with product MLSRAGRSALQGANGVRKWFRAFRRTRPFWGGAWMMTGGWVILHYAMAPIQLLVAHGLTGMGGYLFGGGLMACGFIVWLAPKQRFTFGAIGALLAIGSLIGSNLGGFFLGMFVGVVGASMTLGWGDKKPRRRDRKQAEAAGAR